A region of the Muricauda sp. MAR_2010_75 genome:
ATGGTGGACAAATTGTATGAAGCAAGTAGAGCAGGGGTTAAAATTCAGATGATCATTAGGGGTATATGCTGTCTTATCCCTGGAGTTGAAGGCATGAGCGAAAATATTGAGGCCATAAGTGTTGTGGATAAATTCTTGGAGCATCCCCGCTTATTTATTTTTGGAAATGGGGGTGACCCAAAAATCTACATTTCATCGGCAGATTGGATGACCCGGAATCTTGATTTTAGGGTAGAGGTGGGCTGTCCCATATACGACCCCGATATTCGGCAAGAATTATTGGATACCTTTGATATTTCATGGGGGGATAACCTTAAAGCCCGAGTTTTTTCGGACAAACAGGACAATGCCTACAGAAAAAGAGGTGAGGATGAACCCGAGCTACGGTCCCAATTTGAGATGTACTACTATTATCAAAAAAAGCTGGAATCCTAATACCTCCCTAACTTGATCATACGAAAATTTGCCGCTATTGATATTGGATCTAACGCCATTAGGTTGTTGATCAACAACGTTATCGAACACGAAGAAAAACCTACCGTATTCAAAAAAAGTGAACTGGTTCGGGTACCCGTTCGTTTGGGCGAGGATTCGTTTTTGAGAGGGGAAATTTCAGAAAGGAATTTAAAGCGCCTGATCAAGACCATGCAATCCTTTGATTTGTTGATGCAGGTCTATGGTGTGGAAAAATATATGGCCTGTGCCACCTCGGCCCTGCGTGAAGCCAAAAATGGACAAGAAGTCATTGAGAAGGTCCAAAAGGAGTCCGGGGTGCAAATCCAGATAATAGATGGAAAACAAGAAGCTTCCATTATTGCTTCCACGGACTTGAAGGATCTTATTAAGAGTGATCGATTCTATCTCTATGTTGATGTTGGGGGCGGAAGTACGGAATTCACCATTTTCGACAAAGGAAATCCAGTTATGTCCCGCTCATTTGAAATTGGAACCGTTCGCATTCTCAATGATTTGGTGAAGGATACGGTTTGGGATGAAATAAAGCTGTGGATCACTTCCAATATGAACGTGGAGAACAAGGTTGAAATTATTGGGTCAGGCGGAAACATCAACAAACTCCATAAAATGTCCGGAAGAAAAATAGGGCAGCCCTTATCCTACATTTGGCTGAATGCCCAATACCACTTTTTGAACAGTATGGACTATGAAGATCGCATATCAGAATTGGGATTGAACCAAGATAGGGCCGATGTAATTATACCGGCCACCAAAATTTTCCTCAATGCTGCCAAATGGAGTAAGGCTAAGAAAATTCATGTACCCAAAATCGGTTTGGCCGATGGAATGATCAAGACCTTGTACTATCGGTGAATTAACCGTGCATGGTCTCTTTTTTGCCCAAGTCTTTCATTAATTGGGCTTCATATTCCAAGAGGTCTTGCCATTTTTTATCTACCTCTGCGTTATTCCCATATTTACGGGCAAACTTTAAGAACATGGTATAATGGTTGGCCTCGCTGGCCATAAGGTTGCGGTAAAACTCAGAAAGTTCCTCATCCTGAATTTCTTCGGAAAGTAATCGGAATCGCTCGCAACTGCGGGCCTCAATGAGGGCAGCATACAGCAGTTTGTGTACCAAATGGGTTTCACGGCTCCCGCCTTTTGGAAAGAATTTCATCAGCTCCAAAACATATTCATCTTTGCGCTCGCGACCCAAAACCCAACCACGTTTCAAAATTTTGTCGTGGACCATGTTAAAATGCCCCATTTCCTCCCGGGCCAAAGCGGTCATTTCCTTGACCAATTCCGATTTTTCTGGAAAACCTATAATCAAGGATATGGCTGTACTGGCCGCTTTTTGTTCACAATAGGCGTGATCGGTAAGGATTTCTTCAATATTTTTTTCAACAATGTTCACCCATCTGGGGTCTGTTGGTAACTTAAGCCCTAACATGTATGCTTTTTTTGAATTTTCCAGTGCAAAGATAGGAGTATTGCGACAAGCAGTTTAGAAATCTAAATCAAACTCTTTGCGCAAGAGGTCTATGGCCGGATTTTTTTCCTTTAGTTTTTCATATTTCTCCTGAGGGGTAAAGGCAAATTTCTTGGCCACCTCCTCATTTACGGTAATGTGCAGTGTAATGGAATAATTGTTCAGATTTTGTTTGAGATGATCCAATATCAAACTTTGTTCCCGTTCAACTTCTTTTTTCATGGTGCCGTTGGGCAGCTCAATCCAAATGGTGTTCTCGTTTTTTAGTTTGGGCACATCGGTCTGGAGATTACTGGCCAGGATTTTTCGTCCTTTATTTTCAAGAATATGGACAAAATCATCCCAATGTTGTTGCATGTCGGCCTCTGAAAATGGTTCGCTGGGCAGCTCTTCATGGGGAACATCCGGTGTCTTTGTCTGTTCATGCGCCTTTTTGGCCTTGATACTGGAAAGTGATAGCCCAGAAACCCGTTTTTCTGGAGTCTTTATCTGGATCTTTTTGGCAGGTTGATAGCTTTCTTTGGGTTCTTGAACTACAGCTTCTTCTGGTTCAGCGACTTGAACAACCTCTTCCTTGTTATCTTCTTCAAGCTGTTTTGAAGCTGTGCCATTAGTCTTGGGAGCTACAGTTCCATTTTTGGGTGCAGTGGAAGTAAAATAGGAAGCAGGGATTAAGAAACTAGCGTTTTTTTTTTCTCCATCAAAAGTGATGGATGCCAATTTCATTAAGGTGAGTTCCACCAGTAACCGCTGATTTTTGCTCGATTTGTATTGAAGATCGCAATTATTGGCCATATCAATGGATTTCAACAAAAACTCTTTTGATGCTTTTTTGGCCTGCTCTTGATAGTGCTGTTGTACATCTTCACCCACTTCCAAAAGGGGTAGGGTATCTGGATGTTGGCAAACCATTAAATCCCTAAAATGTGATGCCAATCCTGTGATAAAATGGTGTCCATCAAAACCAAGGGACAAGGTTTTGTTGAAAAGTACCAACAATTCAGGAATTTTGTTCTCCAAGATAAGATCTGTTGCTGTAAAGTAGGTGTCGTAATCCAGCACATTGAGGTTGTCCGTTACGGCTTTTCGGGTCAACTGTTTTCCTGAAAAGCTTACGACACGGTCAAAAATGGAAAGCGCATCACGCATGGCACCATCCGCTTTTTGGGCAATGATGTGGAGTGCACTTTCTTCCGCTTCAACCCCCTGTTGCTCGGCAATATATTTAAGATAGTCCGCTGCATCTTTCACTGTAATTCTCTTAAAATCAAAGATTTGACAACGGGATAAAATGGTAGGGATAATCTTGTGCTTTTCCGTGGTGGCCAAAATAAAAATGGCATGTTTTGGAGGTTCTTCCAGGGTCTTTAAAAAGGCATTGAACGCCGATTGGGACAACATGTGAACCTCATCAATGATATAAACCTTGTATTTGCCCACTTGTGGTGGAATCCGGACTTGGTCAATAAGACTTCGGATGTCATCCACAGAGTTGTTGGAAGCAGCATCCAACTCAAAAATGTTGAAGGCAAAATCCTCATCTTCCCGCTCGGTTCCATCTTGGTTGATTTTTTTGGCCAAAATCCGGGCACAAGTGGTCTTGCCAACCCCTCTGGGGCCACAGAACAACAAGGCTTGGGCCAAATGGTTGTTTTCAATGGCATTCAGTAGGGTATTGGTAATGGACTCCTGGCCCACGACATCCTTGAAGGTCTGGGGACGGTACTTCCTCGCTGATACTACAAAAGGTTCCAAAATTGTGGGAAAAGATTGTATTACTACAAATATAAAAATAGGAATGTGTAAAGCCACTTGTCTGCAACCTAGATCACCTTTTTTTATTAACAATTAGGTTACCTTTGCCGCCAGCAGGCCACCTTATCGCTGCAATCCTGAGCAATTGGGGTTGAAGAGGAAAGTCTGGACACCATAGTGCAGCATAGCGGGTAACGCCCGTCCGCCGAAAGGCGAGGACCAGTGCAACAGAAAGGATGTACAGTTCGGCTGTAGTGAAATCATGTAAACTCTATGCGGTGAAACGTCACGTAAACCAGCGCTTTGAGGGCTGCACGCCCAAGCTGGAGGGTAGGCGGTTAGAGCTTTTGGGCAACCAAAAGTCTAGATAAATGATAAGGCTCGACAGAATCCGGCTTATGGCCTGCTTTTTTTATTCAAACTTTAAAGGTGTTGTCTTAATGGTCAATTACTGACCCATCAAAACTGTCCCACATTTCAGGAAATTCCCATTCTTCTACCCCACGTTCATTTTCTACTAAATCATCATCCAATTCAAGCCCAAGACCTGGCCCATCTATGTTTCCTGCTAAGGAAATATGACCATCATCATCCATCACCAATGGTTTTTTAATATAACTTTTCCCAAGAGAACTGCGTTCTACACCATCATTTGGAGCTGCTTGTAGATTAGGTAATTCGTGTGCCAATAGGTTGGGAATACTGGCTACAACATGCAAAGATGCTACAGCTCCAACAATGCCTTCTTTAGCATGGGGCAACATGGCTGCGTAGAAAGCTTCAGCCAAAGATGAAATAGCCTTAAGTTCTGTAATACCCCCACAATGGGTTATATCTGGTTGAAGGATAGAAGCAGCGCCTAATGTCAGTAATTCTCTAAACTGCCATTTTGTAACCATTCGTTCACCCGTTGCAAAAGGAATATGGGTCTTTTTGGCCATTTCTGCCATTAGGGGAAGATTTTGAAACTGTATTGGTTCTTCATAAAACCAAGGTTGAAATTCTTCCAGGGCCTTAATCAAAATCATAGAAGTTTGTGGCGAATGGTCTCCATGTAATTCTATTCCCATATCCACTTTTGGGCCAATGACATCCCTAATAGCAGCAATATTGTCCACAACTCCTTGTACAAAATCAGGATTCTCTACATAACGAGACAGTCTACCACGACTGTATGTAACGCCCACTTTCATGGATGTATATCCCTCGTCAATCACTTTTTGTGCTCCTTCAGGAGAACCGGCCTGCCCATATACCCTTACTCTGTTCCTATTTGGACCTCCAAGCAACTCATATACTGGAACTCCAAGTGCTTTTCCCTTAATGTCCCACATGGCTATGTCAACTGCAGATAAGGCACTGGTAAGAACAATGCCTCCTCGGTAGAATGCATGACGGTATATGGCTTGCCAATGATGTGCCGGTTTTCTTGGGTCTTTTCCAATCAGGTATTTTTCTAATTCTTTAATGGCGGCCATAGTTGTGGGTATACGCCCTTCAACTGTTCCTTCACCAATACCCACAATACCAACATTAGTGTACATTTTCACAAAAATTGTTCGTAAGGTATGTACAGGAATAATTTCCAGTTTGGTAATTTTTATAGGGTCTTTGGGAGATACAAGCGCTTTGTTGACATTGAACGTATTGCCGGCTTCAGAATATTTTATGGGTTGACCAACAAGTTGTTCTGTAACCAAAAGCCCAGCCATACCTGCAGTCATATTTCTAAGCCAATTTCTTCGAGAAAAATCCTTTTTCATTTTTGGTAAGGTTATATCGTTTTTTACTGATTAAACATATAATTATGAGAAAAGTATAACATCTGTATAACCTAAAAGTAAGGAATAAGTCTTAGCTTTCTTATGCAGCAATAGTAAAAAAGCTGAATATACTACCGCCGTATTTTCGGCTCTCTGCAAAATGGGGATGTTCGGATAAATCAGTTTGATCGGAATGCTCAATTACCAAAAGGCCATCTTCTTTTAATAATTCATTTTGAAAAACAAGATTGGCAATGCTTAAAAATTGTGCGATGTCAAAATCGTAGGGGGGGTCTGCAAAAATGAGGTTGAACTTTTCCGTGGTTCGCTTCAAAAATTTGAAGACATCAGATTTAATGGGCGTAATTTGGAAATCGAGTTCTCTAGCTGTTTTGGAAATAAATTGTACACAACCTGCATAGCTATCCACAGCAGTAATTTCTTCAGTGCCCCTCGAAGCAAACTCAAAACTGATGTTGCCCGTCCCGGAAAAAAGATCCAGTACCTTAAGCTCATCCAGATAATAGCGATTGTTGAGAATATTGAATAACCCTTCCTTGGCCATGTCCGTAGTGGGACGTACTGGAAGTTTTTTTGGGGCGGTCAGTCTCTTTCCCTTATATTTTCCCGAAATAATCCGCATTATAAGGCGCTCAGTATAGAGAAATCAATGGCGTCGTTCTCCAATTCATCAAGGGGAAAGGATGAGGTATGGGGAACAAAAACGGAAACCTGTTTTACATATTGGTGACACAAATTGTAGATAGGGTCTCTTTCCTCAATGGTACCGAACAGCTTAAGTTGAATTTTTTCGGGATCCATCTGTAACTGTTCAAAGCTGAAGAGCAGATAGTACAAAAAATCCTCTTTGGTCTTGAACTCAAACTGATTGTAGAAGATGAGTTTTTTCTCTGTCACCACCATCATTTCCATTTCCTTTTCGGAAACCTGGACATAACAAATCGGTTCTGAAGAAATTCTTGCTTGGTTCAGTAATGTATTGATTAAGACGGTACCACTGTGCTTGAACTCAAATTCACCGAAAATATCAAAAATATAGTTGTTGATATTTGTATACGGCACATAGACATTTACAATTTCCTGATTGGGAATTTCATCAAAGGCTATAAGATCCGTTGCCATGATCTTGGCATTGAACTTAAGATAGTTGGGCAGTTCTTCTGTATTGAAAAGCGGTTTTGGCACCAAACTGAACATGTTGTTCTTGTGGATGACCACTACTTCGGAAAAATCACTGCCAATATCATTTTTCAGGTTGATGATTGTTTTCAGCTCCTTGAGCATGAGATAGGGAGTGGACGGTGTTTTAAAGCTCACTTTCTCGAAAGCCAGGATTTTGTTGGAAATGGTGTCCAGTACACAAAAAGAAAGTCCATTCAAGCCGACTTGAATGGACAATTTTCTAAAAGTGTTATTTTCTTTGGACTGTACTATCCTAGTTGTTTTTTCTGTCATAGATGGGAGGCCAGTTACCATTTGTACTTACATCGGTAAGGGAACCTACTTTGATTTCAGTACCGTTGACTTCCTCTACACTTTGATGGGCGTTTTCCCTGGCCAATAAATCTGCGGGTTGATCATATAGAACAACGTTCTTTTTTACTTTGGCCTCAAAAACAGGGGCTTTGTAGCCACTTTTGTCAATGATGTCCGCTTTCATCTCAAACTTTTCATCATTCTGGGCGTAAGGAACGTTCATCATGGTTTTGTAGCTATCATCGGCTCCAAATAGAGAATCCTTCACTTTTACCTGTCCAAGGGTATCTATGATAACGGTGTCTTGTTGAAGCTCAATTTGATATACTCTATCATATCGCATGAAAGAGGAATCCCTTTGTGTTGTAATGGTATAACTTCCGGTATCGATGAACTGTATTAAACTATTGAAGTTGTCAGCATACTTTCCATTAACAGTTTTATAGGCTTCTTGGGCATCCCTAATATCTTTAAGTTTGGCAATTACCTCAGAAAATCTTTCTTGTCTTACCTTATTGAATTCGATGGGGGCATTGATGGATTTGTAAATTTTGTAGCCCAGAAAAATACTCAAAAGTGCAAAAGCGATCACAAGGATGGGCTTTATTTTTTGAGGTAAAAACTTGTCAATCAGGAATACAAGGCCTATGGTCAGAAGGCATATTAATACTACGATAAGGATTAAGTTTAACATATCTGCTATTGTCTTTCTAAGTTAATTTAGTGGTTACAGACAAATCTACAATTTTTTTTTAATCACGAAACTTTTTGCTTTAAAAAACCATGCTATCTTTAGATGCCTATGGACAAGCCCACAGCATTAAATTTCTTATCGATATTAACAGAAAAATTCCCCCACGTTCCAACTATAAAACAGGATGTGGCCTTGGAGAAACTGGCCCATTTTGTGGTCAATGGGAAAAAGGACGATATTTTCCTTTTAAAAGGCTTTGCTGGAACTGGTAAAACCACCATTGTGGCCACTATGGTGAGCAGCCTTTGGAAAATACGGATGAGTTCCGTTCTCATGGCCCCAACGGGAAGGGCCGCCAAGGTAATGTCGGTCTATTCGGGGAACAAGGCCTTTACCATTCATAAGAAAATCTATTTTCCCAAAAAACAGGCCGGAGGAGGCGTCCAGTTTGTTCTGGCGCCCAACAAGCATAGGAATACCATTTTTATAGTCGATGAAGCTTCCATGATTCCCGACACCCCGGCAGATTCCAAACTTTTTGAAAACGGGTCATTGTTGGACGACCTAATGTTTTATGTGCATTCCGGTCATAACTGTAAACTGATTTTGATAGGGGACACGGCACAGTTGCCCCCAGTTAAGCTCGAAATCAGTCCGGCCTTGGAGGAAGATCGGCTTTCCTTGAACTATAATAAGGAGGTAGAATGTTTGGAATTGGATGAGGTGATGCGGCAGAGCGATGATTCCGGGATTCTCTACAATGCCACCAATCTCAGGGAACAATTGCAATCCCAATTTTTTGATGGCTTTAAATTTGAAACAGGACCGTTTAAGGACATTGTTCGACTTATTGATGGTACCGAAATTCAGGAAGCCATTGATTCGTCCTACAGTGAAAATGGCAAAGAAGAAACCGTCATTATAGTTAGGTCCAACAAAAGGGCCAACCTGTACAATCAAAATATCAGGGAACGAATTCTCTTTTTGGACAATGATATTGCCGTTGGGGATTATATGATGGTGGTCAAGAACAACTATTTTTGGTTAAAGCCCAATTCAGAAGCCGGTTTTATTGCCAATGGTGATATTATTGAGGTATTGGAACTGTTCGCTATTAAGGAGCTCTACGGATTTACATTTGCTGAGGTAAAGGTGAAGATGGTGGATTATCCCAACCAAAAACCTTTTGAGACCGTTCTGTTATTGGATACCATAAATGCACAGACTCCATCACTTTCCTATGAAGATGGCAATAAGCTGTATCAAGAAGTAATGAAGGATTATGCCCATGAAAAATCCAAATACAAAAAGTTTCTCGGGGTCAAGAACAACAAATACTTTAACGCGTTGCAAGTAAAATTTTCCTATGCCATTACCTGCCATAAATCGCAAGGAGGGCAATGGGATACGGTCTTTGTGGAACAACCGTATTTGCCCAATGGTGTGGACAAGGATTATTTACGATGGCTGTATACCGCGGTCACCCGGGCCAAACGTCAACTCTTCTTAATAGGTTTTAAAGATGATTTTTTTCTTGACTAGGAATACCCTATTTTAGTCAGGACCATGAATATGACACCAGATACCATTATAAGTATTTTTTTAGGCATTGGTTTGGCCGCTTCGGTAGGGTTTAGGGTCTTTTTGCCCTTGTTCGCCCTTAGTTTGGCCGCATATTTGGGTGCTTGGGAACTCAATGACAATTGGCAATGGATTGGGAGCTTGGCCGCTTTAATAACATTGGGAGTCGCCACCATCATGGAGATTTTTGCCTATTTTATTCCATGGGTGGACAATGCCTTGGACAGTATTGCCATTCCCTTGGCAGGGATTGCAGGTACCGCTGTTATGGTATCAACAGTGGCCGATTTAGACCCTGTGGTCACTTGGTCCTTGGCAATCATAGCCGGTGGGGGAACCGCTACCGCCATTAAAGGGGCAAATGCAACGGGACGATTGACTTCTACGGCAACAACGGGTGGAATCGCCAACCCCATCGTGTCCACTGTTGAAACAGGTGCCGCTGTGGTTGTTTCAACCGCATCAATTTTGGTGCCCCCCATTGCTGCGATTTTGGTCATCATTATTTTGATTTTCATTTTTAGGATTTACCGAAAACTACGCCCCAAAACCAAATAACAACATCCATCAATCTATAGTAAGTGAGAATAATTTCCATGATCCCGGCGCGCTACCAAGCCTCAAGATTCCCTGCAAAACTCATGCAGGATCTTTGTGGGAAACCGGTCATTGTCAGAACCTATGAAGCAGCCATTAACACGGGGCTGTTTGATGCCGTTTACGTAGTAACGGACAGCACAATTATTTCCGATGTCATCTCTAAAATGGGAGGTAATGTCGTCATGAGCAAAAATGAACACCAAAGCGGGAGTGACCGTATAGCGGAAGCCGTGGAGGACATGGATGTGGACATTGTTATAAATGTACAGGGCGATGAACCTTTTATTGATGGTGAAAGTTTGGGGAAAATCATTGAAGTTTTCAAAAAAGACGATAAAAAAGAGATAGATTTGGCCTCATTAATGACCCCTATAACCGATTGGGAGGAAATCTCAAACCCCAATACGGTAAAGGTCATCGTGGACAATCAAAATTGTGCCCTCTATTTTTCCCGTTCCCCCATCCCTTATCCCCGTGATAAGGAAGTTGACGCTACCTATTACAAACACAAAGGAATCTATGCCTTCAGAAAAAGGGCTTTGATGGATTTTCAAAGATTGCCCATGTTGCCCTTGGAAGCCAAAGAAAAAATAGAGGCCATTCGGTTTTTGGAGTATGGGAAGAAAATAAAAATGGTGGAAACCCACGTCACTGGAATTGAAATAGACACCCCGGAAGATTTGGAACGAGCTGTAAAAGCATGGAAGTAGACTTTAGCAACATAAAAGTTATCGGCTTTGATGCCGATGATACCCTTTGGGTAAACGAGACCTATTTTAGGGAGACTGAAGAGCGTTTCGCGGATTTGTTGGAGGGGTATGAAACAAAGAACAAGGTAGATCAGGAATTGTTCAAAAAAGAGATGGACAATCTGGAAATATATGGATATGGCATAAAAGGGTTTATGTTGTCCATGATAGAATCTGCATTGGAGTTGTCCAACAATAAAATCCCTCAAGAAACCATTTCTGAGATATTAAAATTGGGAAAGGATATGATTTCCCATCCCGTGGAGCTGTTGGATGGTGTGGAAGAAGTACTCTCCAAACTGGTGGACAAATACCGATTGATCGTACTCACCAAAGGAGATCTTTTGGACCAAGAACGCAAATTGGAGAAGTCAGGACTTTCTAAATATTTCCATCATGTAGAGGTGCTCAGTGACAAAAAAGAAAGCAATTACAGTAATCTTTTGGAGCATCTAAATATAGAAGTGGATGAGTTTTTAATGATAGGCAATTCTCTTAAGTCAGATGTATTGCCTATCTTGAAAATTGGTGCCAAGGCTGTACATGTTCCCTTTCATACCACATGGGCCCATGAAATGGTTACGGAAACTGAGCAGATGAACGACCACCTAAAACTGAACAGCCTCAAGGACATTTTAAAATATTTAAATAAACATTGAAGACCGAAAGCAACTTGAAAAGAGAAGAAATAAAATCACACCAGAAGACCGTGTACCGTAATTTTCCTATGGTACCCCGTGTAGTTTTTGGGCAGGGAAGTTTTTCACAATTGGGCGAAATTTTGTTGCCCAAACGTAAAAACGCCGATGCGCCTTTTATTTTTTTGATCGATGACTACTTTGAGACTAGGGATTTGGTTGCCCAGATTCCATTAATGTTCAATGATAAAATCATCTTTGTTTCAGCAGATGAAGAACCCAAGACAGCCCAAGTGGATGCTTTAGTGAAGTTGATCAAAGAAGAATACAGTGAGCTGCCTTCCGGAATAATAGGCATTGGTGGGGGAACCCTTTTGGATTTGGCCAAGGCCGTATCCATATTATTGAACAACAATGGCCTGGCAGAAAACTACCAAGGCTGGGATTTAGTGAATAAGCCGGCGTTGTACCATGTGGGAATCCCTACCATAAGTGGAACAGGAGCAGAGGTTTCCCGAACAACCGTTTTATTGGGGCCAGAGAAAAAACTAGGAATCAACTCAGATTTTACCACCTATGATCAAGTATTGTTGGATCCTGACCTGACCAAAACCGTTCCCAAAGAACAGTGGTTCTACACCGGTATGGATTGTTATATTCACTGTATTGAGTCCCTTACAGGAACCTATTTAAATGCTTTCAGCCAAAGTTATGGGGAAAAGGCCCTGGAACTTTGTAAAGATGTATTTCTAAAAGATATTCCGGCTAGCGAGTCCAGGGACAAATTAATGATGGCTTCATGGCACGGCGGCATGAGCATAGCCTATTCCCAAGTGGGGATTGCCCATGCCATGAGCTATGGATTGTCCTATTTATTGGGAATTAAGCATGGTATTGGAAATTGTATTGTTTTTCAACATTTGGAGGAGTTTTATCCAGAAGGGGTCGCTCTTTTTAACAAGATGGTGGAAAAGCATGATATAAAATTGCCAAAAGGGGTTTGTGCCAACCTTACCCAAAACGATTTTGATGTCATGGTCAATGTGGCGTTGGGATTGGATGCCCTTTGGGAAAATGCCCTTGGGAAGGAATGGAAGACCATTATGACCCCAGAGCGACTTCAAACCATTTACCAAAAAATTTAATGGTAATCAATCTTTCCAACTTGGAACGACTTATTTTGAAAAAATGCACACGCTGGCCAAGTTTATTTACTATAGAATTCTGGGCTGGAAACTGAACGGAACTTTTCCCAATTTGGATCAATGTGTGGTCATTGTGGTACCTCATACGCATTGGATTGATTTTTTTCTGGGATTGTTGGTCCGAAAAGTGGTCAACCAAGAAATCAACTACATTGGAAAAAAAAGTCTGTTCAAACCTCCGTTCGGATGGTTTTTTAGATGGACAGGGGGAGCGCCCGTAGATCGTTCCAAAAATTCAAATACTGTGGACAGTGTTGTCCAGATTTTTAAGGAAAGAAAAATATTCCGATTTGCCTTGGCTCCAGAAGGTACCCGAAAAAAAGTTGACCACCTACGAACCGGTTTTTACCATATCGCCAAAAAGGCCAAAGTACCCATTGTCATGGTTGCTTTTGATTTTGGAAAAAAGGAAGTGAAAATTTCCGAACCATTCCACCCTACCGATAATCAGCAAGCGGATTTTAAAAGAATCCACAATTTCTACAAAGGGGTAGTGGGAAAAATTGCAGAGTATAGTTTTTAGATTTTTGTCTATTCTTTCATGGTATGATAAACGTTCTGTATATCGTCTATTTTATATTAAATAACTGATATTGATTTAACTGTATTTAATTATATTTTTATTAGTTCGATATTAGTTCGATTTCGAGAGGTAATTCTAATGAGTGATTACTTTATTCTCACCAATGATAATCAAAATTTCAAAGAGATTGAAGTAATGCGGGGCATTCATTTGCAAATATACACAGGGGAAAACCACAGTTTTTATGTGGATTTCCTGTAATGGGGTCTCAAATAAATTTTCTAAATTGGAAAACTCCCCCATTTTAAAAGCCACTCAAAATGAGGTGTGTGTATTTCTTACCCTAAAATTGGCTTCCCTAATTTTTTGAATATTTAAAAATTACCGAATATGAAAGCCACGTTCCACTCTTATTTCTCATTTTTTGCTTTTTTTCAGTACCAATTTCAGCTCAATATGGACGGTTTACAGAAGAAGAAAGACTTCGCGAACTCAGGAAAAATAGCGAACCATTACGTTTGCTTGTAGAGGATATCCGTAGGGCGGTTTACCCAAGCGAAAAGGACTTGGACGACTGTC
Encoded here:
- a CDS encoding DUF3822 family protein yields the protein MTEKTTRIVQSKENNTFRKLSIQVGLNGLSFCVLDTISNKILAFEKVSFKTPSTPYLMLKELKTIINLKNDIGSDFSEVVVIHKNNMFSLVPKPLFNTEELPNYLKFNAKIMATDLIAFDEIPNQEIVNVYVPYTNINNYIFDIFGEFEFKHSGTVLINTLLNQARISSEPICYVQVSEKEMEMMVVTEKKLIFYNQFEFKTKEDFLYYLLFSFEQLQMDPEKIQLKLFGTIEERDPIYNLCHQYVKQVSVFVPHTSSFPLDELENDAIDFSILSAL
- a CDS encoding RsmD family RNA methyltransferase, whose product is MRIISGKYKGKRLTAPKKLPVRPTTDMAKEGLFNILNNRYYLDELKVLDLFSGTGNISFEFASRGTEEITAVDSYAGCVQFISKTARELDFQITPIKSDVFKFLKRTTEKFNLIFADPPYDFDIAQFLSIANLVFQNELLKEDGLLVIEHSDQTDLSEHPHFAESRKYGGSIFSFFTIAA
- a CDS encoding Ppx/GppA phosphatase family protein gives rise to the protein MIIRKFAAIDIGSNAIRLLINNVIEHEEKPTVFKKSELVRVPVRLGEDSFLRGEISERNLKRLIKTMQSFDLLMQVYGVEKYMACATSALREAKNGQEVIEKVQKESGVQIQIIDGKQEASIIASTDLKDLIKSDRFYLYVDVGGGSTEFTIFDKGNPVMSRSFEIGTVRILNDLVKDTVWDEIKLWITSNMNVENKVEIIGSGGNINKLHKMSGRKIGQPLSYIWLNAQYHFLNSMDYEDRISELGLNQDRADVIIPATKIFLNAAKWSKAKKIHVPKIGLADGMIKTLYYR
- the dgoD gene encoding galactonate dehydratase; this encodes MKKDFSRRNWLRNMTAGMAGLLVTEQLVGQPIKYSEAGNTFNVNKALVSPKDPIKITKLEIIPVHTLRTIFVKMYTNVGIVGIGEGTVEGRIPTTMAAIKELEKYLIGKDPRKPAHHWQAIYRHAFYRGGIVLTSALSAVDIAMWDIKGKALGVPVYELLGGPNRNRVRVYGQAGSPEGAQKVIDEGYTSMKVGVTYSRGRLSRYVENPDFVQGVVDNIAAIRDVIGPKVDMGIELHGDHSPQTSMILIKALEEFQPWFYEEPIQFQNLPLMAEMAKKTHIPFATGERMVTKWQFRELLTLGAASILQPDITHCGGITELKAISSLAEAFYAAMLPHAKEGIVGAVASLHVVASIPNLLAHELPNLQAAPNDGVERSSLGKSYIKKPLVMDDDGHISLAGNIDGPGLGLELDDDLVENERGVEEWEFPEMWDSFDGSVIDH
- a CDS encoding DNA polymerase III subunit gamma/tau; its protein translation is MEPFVVSARKYRPQTFKDVVGQESITNTLLNAIENNHLAQALLFCGPRGVGKTTCARILAKKINQDGTEREDEDFAFNIFELDAASNNSVDDIRSLIDQVRIPPQVGKYKVYIIDEVHMLSQSAFNAFLKTLEEPPKHAIFILATTEKHKIIPTILSRCQIFDFKRITVKDAADYLKYIAEQQGVEAEESALHIIAQKADGAMRDALSIFDRVVSFSGKQLTRKAVTDNLNVLDYDTYFTATDLILENKIPELLVLFNKTLSLGFDGHHFITGLASHFRDLMVCQHPDTLPLLEVGEDVQQHYQEQAKKASKEFLLKSIDMANNCDLQYKSSKNQRLLVELTLMKLASITFDGEKKNASFLIPASYFTSTAPKNGTVAPKTNGTASKQLEEDNKEEVVQVAEPEEAVVQEPKESYQPAKKIQIKTPEKRVSGLSLSSIKAKKAHEQTKTPDVPHEELPSEPFSEADMQQHWDDFVHILENKGRKILASNLQTDVPKLKNENTIWIELPNGTMKKEVEREQSLILDHLKQNLNNYSITLHITVNEEVAKKFAFTPQEKYEKLKEKNPAIDLLRKEFDLDF
- a CDS encoding tRNA-(ms[2]io[6]A)-hydroxylase — protein: MLGLKLPTDPRWVNIVEKNIEEILTDHAYCEQKAASTAISLIIGFPEKSELVKEMTALAREEMGHFNMVHDKILKRGWVLGRERKDEYVLELMKFFPKGGSRETHLVHKLLYAALIEARSCERFRLLSEEIQDEELSEFYRNLMASEANHYTMFLKFARKYGNNAEVDKKWQDLLEYEAQLMKDLGKKETMHG